A region of the Cryptococcus deuterogattii R265 chromosome 1, complete sequence genome:
GTGGGGGACGTGTAATGAGTGACTGTGATGTGTATGGGGTGGAGTGGGAGGGGCGGTGGAGGGGCAGGAGATATAAGCACGGAcagcagaaagagaaagagaaatcGGATCGGAACGGTAGGGCAGGGAAGAAGCACCTCTTAAAAAAAGTACAAATAAATaaacagaaaaaaaatacaAACAACGTGGGCGCGTGCGTCACTGGATGGCAATTCGAAATGGACAGTCCGTGGGAAAACACTCCCCGTCGGCGAACATTGATCTCCATTACGATACATCCAGAAGCATTCCGAACATTTCTCATCGCGCACAATCACAGACTTGCCAACACTCGCACAATGTGCGAATGACGTCTATGAGGACATCTGAGGAGCAAGGGAAGGCAGTCCTGCcctctcgcttcttcatctgcgGAATCGTACGATTGCGGTAAATGTGACAATCCTGTTCTTTCATTGGTTCTGTCTATGTGCAGGATCAGTTACAGGTTGTCCCGATCCGAGCAGGTGAACTCTTTCACTCTCCTTGAGTGGATATTCAAGTCTCAATGATGTTACTACATGTAGAAATATACAACTTATCTCAACAAATGCTATTTGTCGACTCATGTCCATAGACCATGATAACCGAATAGAAACTGCCCTCTAAACCTAGCCATCTCTCATCCTACAGAACGCCTAGCTTCTTCCCACTCTTCGCTcgctccactcttccccatcaaTCCCGACTCATACAGCACTTCccacccttcctcttcttcttcttcttcttctccaccatcaatAGCCTGTATACCCTCCACCTTTGATAATCTGAAAGCATGTTTAGACGAATCAACATTAACACTTGCGCGGGAAGACGCCGACGTCGACATCTGCTCTCCCTCacctccctcttcatcttcccgCTCTAGCGAAAATCCCTCtgctccttttcttctcctacttcttcttctctgcctgCATTTTGATTCTTATCTATAACCTGACTACCTCCCACTCCCTGAGTAGCAGGTGTGTCTGACTCTTTAGTCGTTGTAGTCGGTGCAGGGGACGAAATCTTTTGTCTCCTCGTCCCCCCACCCCCACCCACACCCACACCCTTACCCGTACCTATCGTCGATGCAGCAGCCCCGGGTAATGTTAATGttccacttccttccatcgCTCGTATCTTATCCCTcaccgaagaagatgttgacCTCACTCCCGGTGCACCTgtaatggaagaggaagaagcgcCACGGAGGGAAGATGTACTCGGCGAGCGTGAACGTCTGGCGGTTGGGCCGCCCAGACCGAGATTGCTAGGCCTACTGGAGCCAGGCTGCGAGCCTGTCCTTGTGCGAGGCTGTGTTGCTGGATTGGGACTTGAGGATTTTCGTCCAACGTTAGAGACAGAGGCAGAAActgaggcggaggcggaagcAGAGGTAGAGTTGGCAGTACCCGTGGAAGATGTGGGGACaggggatggtgaagaggataaaCTTGGGCGATTCGAGCGTGGGGTAGCGGACCGTAGTGGGActgtcttcttttcatctttttcctttccagTCTTTTCAGATGTGGAAGCGGGTTTGGCATTGTTGAGAGAAGTGCGAGGTGGTTTGGTAAGTAAGCGAGAGctggttgaagaaggcaggGAAGTGCGGGAGGTACGAGGTTTGGAAGGTTCCGCAGCTGGTGTGGGAGGTTTGCTGTGGGTGGTAATAGGCTTAGTACTGGAAGGTTTGGATTTTGTGCTGTGtgaagcagcagcagtagcagttgatggaggaggagcttgCGTCTTTCCTTTATCctttcttgcttctttttcattttctgATTCCTCCGGCCgttcaacttcttcaaagGCTTCTCCAAATAtttcttccgcctcttccatgAACCCTTTTGCTACCCCAATCTCCCTCTCAAATGCTtcattcatctcttccgCTCTTTCATTCATCTTATCCAACCATCTTTGCAGCAGATTCGCATTATCCTTTAACAACCCTTCATTCCTCTCTGTCAACGCTGAGATCTCAAGGTTGAGGGACATGATCTCATCCGACAGAGTCTCCATATCTTTCTCCCGGCTTTTCCAGCGCAGGTCCCATTCAATTACGCGTTTTTCCAGGGCGGCCCGGTCGGCGCGAAGAGAGTTGAGTTCGTCCCGAAGATTAGCAGCGGTGGCATCGCGTTCGCGGATAGCGTCTGTCAGTTGGAGTTGCTTGTTCTGGGAGACAGCTTGACTACGGTAGAGGGTAGATAATTCGTTTCGAAGAGATGTTAATTGGGCGTCAAGATGGGTTAAAAGTGGTGCAGTTCTAAAAGACAGCAGGATCAATTCAAACCTCTCTGGTAGCGTGCGGATTGCTTCGATTGACGTACCCATCGggtccaccaccaccaccacctcctccttcgccaCCGCTCTTCAACAGAGCTTTATTCCGAACTTTAAGTTCTCGCGTTGTCTTTGCAAGCTTCCGATCTGAAATGGTTTCCGTGTTAGTTTCTCCAAATATCCATTACATGAAGCTAGGACGGAACAAAAGGAAACGCACATTGGTCGACAATGTCAGTGTAAGGctcttgttgttgctggttAGCAATGAGGCGTTGGCGAATAACGGACTGCCATTCTTGCTGAGACATTGTCATCCGGGGGCTTCGTTGCTGCCGGTCTTGAGAAGGGCTGGCGTAAGGCTTGCAGctgagggaagaaaaggagataCAGTGCGACCACCTATGCTGCGTTCGGCACTAAAAGAATAGTGGGATGACGCCCTCTCACGTCCGCGGTGTCCCGATCCATGTCAATGTAAACCAGCCTTGTCCCACATAGACATTTGATCCCTTTTCCATATATTCAGAAATGCTTCCGTTGATGCCCGGACAAGTCATGTCTGGGATTGCCACCACCCCACCGCCCAATCCTTTCATTAACAGCTATCTACATTTACCTCATACCCACTTGACAACATTCACGACATTCATTCACTATGGCTACCAGAAAGAAGCACCTTCTCAAGGCAAGTATTGCATATTCACTGCATGCATAGCGCTGACTTGAGCAGGTTATCATCCTTGGTGACTCCGGGTACGTTTAACGCATTCAAGGGTCAAGGCGTCATTGCCTGTCCATCCTTTGTACATCTCCATGCCTCAATACGGTGCTGATTTCACCAACTTTTTGGGTTTCCAATTAGGGTCGGTAAGACTTCGCTCATGAACCAATACGTCAACAAGCGATTTTCTACACAATACAAGGCTACCATTGGCGCAGACTTTCTGACTAGGGAATTGGTGGTTGATGATAGGGTCGTCACTATGCAGGTGAGCTTCTTATTCGTATTTGCTTGGTGTCCATGGCGTGAGGGGAAGCGGCGCCAGGACTGAGGACCTGGTCGGGCGAGGGACATGGCggaaagtgaagagggcTCTTGCCACCTCTTGCCACAGCTATATCCGCCCTATCTCTTACAAACCAAAGATAGGCTCGCTATAACGTGCCAAGCTATCTAAGCAGCTGCTAACATCACTGCTACAACAGCTTTGGGACACTGCCGGTCAAGAACGTTTCCAATCCCTAGGTGTCGCGTTCTATCGCGGAGCCGACTGCTGTGTCCTCGTGTACGATGTCAATTCCAACAAGTCTTTCGAAGCGCTCGACGGTTGGAGAGATGAGTTTTTGGTGCAGGCATCACCGCATGATCCCGAGAACTTCCCCTTTGTGGTATTGGGTAACAAGATTGATATGGAGGAGTCTAAGAGGATGGTACGTTCAATAACACTATTAATGAACGCTACTTGGGTTGATCTCGTTACTTTTACGATAGGTGTCCCAAAAACGGGCAATGACTTGGTGTCAGGCCAAAGGCAACATTCCTTACTTTGAGACTTCTGCCAAGGAGGCTATCAACGTTGAGCAGGCTTTCCAGACTATTGCTAAGAACGCTTTAGCGCAAGAAGCTGAGACTGAGTTGTGAGTTGAACCTTCGTCTCATGTTGCATAAGCTGGTCCAGAGCTAATTAATATGCAATGTTCTCAGGTATGCCGACTACCCTGACCCTATCAGGATCGACTCCGAGAGCACACAGAACTACGGGTGTAACTGCTAATACTTTTTTTCATTTGACCAAAACTCCCGTTCTCATCCTTTGGGACAATCGCATCAAGGGGGTTTCAAGTGATCCATAATAATACCCCATTACGTATCAGCCTTTGCTCCTATTCAATGTGCCCCTCCCGAGTTTATCCTTCCCATTCCATGCCCGCGACTCTCTAATTCCAGACTTCTGTTCTTTCTCAGCCTTACTCGCTTTCTATGGACTAGAAGAAAGAGTCAAGAGGTTAATTTAATTGatccttttgttttgtAGAATTTGTATTACTGAGGATGCTATACTTGAACATGAAGAGGACATCCTTGACATTTCAGAGAGACGTAACCGCTCACGGATGCATGCTTGAAGCCTGGCTTACAGCAGGACGGGCAGTATACGCAATGACTCTATCTACATGTACTGGTTCAGTACGAACAGCATATTTTTGTTCAAAAATTAGTCGGTGTCAGCAAAAAATTATTTAAGAAGAAATTATACGCATACGATAATCTAGCTTTGGTTCCCTGTGATTCCCATCATTGTCGTTAATGCTGTGATGAGCGGTCGAAGTTGTAGTATTAGCACCCTGTTGACTGTGGCTTCTGTCCTGCAGCTTGTTCTGTCAGTTTGTTCCACAATTACAATTAGTAGGTGATGAATAGTTTAAACCAACTTCCGGTTGGGCTTGGGAGCCCTCGTCAGACACGGCGTTAATCCTTAACTGCTGGTTATCGGtaccttcctcctgttgGAGCGTTAAAAGGTCCTCGTTCATCTCGTTCAAGTTTATTCGTTGATGGTTGACAATTTATTCGTTGACGGTTGACAAAGGATTGATACACTGGACAGTGTAAAGCCTCACTCCTGGTGATGATTTTATAGTGCTCGGGTGAGCTTTTTCTATCTGAAGCTCCGAGCGTGAGTTTATGCGAAAGtacatctttctcttcagGGGAAAGGgtgaaaggaggaagaagaccgGTCCAACGTTCGTCAACTCTGACGGAGGATTGTTGAATACTCATCACTCTTGATTCACTTTTCTTGGGCGGCACTTCTTTAAAGGTCAATCTACTACCAAATAACACAATGATACGATGATGTATATTTTATTATAGCATTTCCCTATGACTTCTCCTTTCGCCCTTTCAATAGTTGGGCAACCCTTTCGGCCTGTTGCTCAACTCCAGAGCCCACCCAGTCTACCTCAAGCAGGACTTGCTCCAGCTCTTcgtccatatcatcattcGCCTCAGATAGCGCCAGATATATCTCTTCAGAAGCCATCGCACGTATCTATAATCTCATCAGAACTAGACTAAACTCTAACAACATAAGAATGATGGACCTACCCGAGGAAAACGATGGGCAAGGAATAGCGAAATGAGGAAAGTAGCTTTTGAACGCACTTCCGAAGGAGCTGCCAGGCAAGCGATAACACTGAAAAATATCAGCTAGACTAGAACCAATTCCAGACGGGAACACGCACACTCTCATGGCGGCTGTTATTCTCTCAATCGACTTTATGTTTCCCAAGCCCCTTGTTGCAGCGCTCAGAGACTTCATAAGACTGTAAAAAGTTAGCCAAGCAACTGTTACGGAAAGATTATTACTTACGCGTCAGCTCCGGCAATGTGATCTTTAGAATCAATTTCCTCCCATATGTTGGCAGACAACAGCTTATGCAATGTTTGTAGTGTAGGTATGAATATCCGGTTTGAGTTAGGGTTGTCGGCCATAAGATTTGAAAGTGTTTGCAGAACGGGAACAATGGTTGAAGTGTGGACTGTCAGGTATTCGATAAAAGGGCGTAGGGCAGCGTTTGACTAAACAAGTGATGGTCAGCAATTGAGAGGCGTAACGAGCGACGATACTCACCAGAGTGACTACCTGGCTGCCTATCGTAAATGTCAGACCCATTACAAGCTCTTTCCTGAATCGAGTCTCCAAGAGAGGCATTGCAGATTGGAACCATTCCTCCTGGTCTACATATCTGaatccttcttcgtccaaTTGCTTTCTAGACACGCTCATCGCGCCCTGCGTATCCCATTGCCAACCACACTCCCTTATCCTTGCCAAAGCCAACGCTGAAGCCGAACGAACGGATTCAAGTTTCTCTACACCTTGTTTCACTAACCCACCGATGGCTTCGTCATAAATTCCAGGTTCGAGGATTGAAGACAGGGGAGAAGGCGGCGAAAGCGAGGCTAGTACTCGGCCTATGGAGTCGAGGGATGCAATACGAACCCACGAGCCAACGTCGCCTCTTTGATCAGTCGAATAATCTTCAAGACCCTTGATGAATGCTCGAACGATTATATTGAGAGTTGTAGATTCAACTATGTTTTGTCAGTGTGTTGGCATTTATGCATGTAGACATAGTGGGCTTACCGATAAGAGATCCATCCCTTCGTTGAACAGCGATGTCTCCCAAGGACCTTACTGCCCATCGTCTACTCTCAACTTCAGTCTTTGTGGGATCTTTCAACAATCCCAAAAGCGCCACGACAGTCTTTTCCGCCATAGAAGAGGGAGCAGTAGGGTACTGGATATGCCCAAGCGCTAACGTAGCCGATTGCCGTTGTGTGACTCTGAACGATCTCAGATCATTGATTAATCTATCCAAGTGTTAGCTTCCTTTCAGGGCTGAAAACGACCATACATACTTGgcaacatccttctcaCAATTTCTCAGTTCACTCAACCTCCTGTATACACGCGCCATACTTTCATGGacttccacctctctccGCTTCGACGCCAGTTCAAAGTATCTTGCCAAGACCGGTTGTGTTGTGGCATAAGAAGTTATGGAAACGTTGAGGATAGTGAACAAAAGATCACAAAGGGCCGTTAATATATCAGCTGCTTGTTGAGAAACTAGAGCCGGGGCGCGGATGGTAGCCAGGGCATCAAAAATCTACGGGAATTGTCAGCCAACGCTGGACGTGGCACACAAAGACTTACAGTCTGATTTCTGGGGTCATCGTCCCCAAACATCTCTGCTACTTCCTTGAGCGCTACAAGTGCGCCGTGGACGTTGACAGAATCTAGGGAGACGAGCTCCTTTAACTCTCTTTGCAAGGCGTCCTCTAACATTTCCTTTGAGTCTTGCTCGAGCAGCTTTCGTAGCGCTTGGGCCCCCAAACATCGAATGGAACAATCCCAATGTCGAAGTGTGATGTTATGTAAATGCTCGATCATCGCCGTTCTATAGACATGGTGTCTGCACTTCTCGTCAGCTTCAGTGTTGTATAAATTTTAGAGGGTACACTCACACCCCGACTGCTTGAGAAGCTGTTAAGAAAGCTGTTCGTCGCACGCTTACGCTATGAAAATCTGTCTTGGCTAACACATCAATCCCTTCCGGATACATTCCCGTCCTTCCCACACCTTCCTGGAAAGCTGCGCTCGCAGCTCGACGCACTCCAACCTCACGGTCGAAACACGCCACACAAACAAGACTGGTTGCGACAGTAATGACATAAGGTTCCAAAGCTGAGGGTGGGCAAGCTCGAGAAAAAGACCACAGGAGATAGGACGCCGCGTCACGGACGTTGGCTCCAATTGAGTGGGAGGCCCGGCGAAGGTCGAAAGTAAGAGCCTTGACGACCCATTTCACCGCGCCTTCTACGGCCTCACCCCAGATCAGACCTCTTCGACCCATCTCAGCCAGAGCCAAGCACACGCCGTGCCATCTagcttctcctctctgcACCTCTGAACCGCCAAAGCCCATCGTACCACCAGAAGCCGAAGAACCCCCGGGATCGATGACAGTTCCAAATGACGTGAACTGGAcgggttcttcttcagtcccagcgaagagagagatggtaGCGAGGATAATCTGAGATGAAAAGGCTGGGGGAAGCAAAGCGGAGATGCGAGAGAGATATTTCGCTGATGAGTACCGTACGATCGTGTCCTACATAATTAGGTCAGATCGTGTTTAAGATAGGATGGAGAACAGGCTCACTTTATCAGAAAGGCCACCCATTAGGTCATCCAATATTTCCTCTAAACCCTCGGGCAGgtcgacatcatcatcattagAGTACTTTTTACCAAGTTTTGAAACCCATAATCTGCCTTTGGCCTTAATTGCCAGCTTCCTAATCAGACCGGACTCAGCTGCAGTCCTCGATCCTCTGAGATGCGGCAATAATTTCTCTCCTAAGAAACTTTCCACCAGTGGGAGGTGACTGGATTTGAGGAGGGATGGTAAAAGGGCAAGTAAGGTGAAGAGTGATGCAATGAGATGACTCTCTGATTCACGATCCCCATCTTCGATCTCTGATGTTGCCCAAGCAAAGAATCCTCCGAGACCTTGTACAGCATCTTCTCGAGACAAGAGCCTAGCAAGAACAAGAGCAGCGTACGcaccctctcttcccgGTCGATGCAGAAGAGGCACTGTCAAGAATGTGACCTTTTGAGCAATTTCAGAGGTGGCGGTAGGGAACAGCAGCTctgaagagggaagatCGATACCGTAAGGTATGCTTGAGACGAAATCATCCGAATCTGAGAGGGCCGAAAGGTTAAATGGAACAGTCAGAAGCAAGGCCAGCCAAAGCAAGAGTACGGCACGAAGTTCCCAAGCTGTCGTGGAAGATAGTACGTGGTGATGAGGAGTTACAGGGCTTGTTGAAGCGAAAAGTGAGGTGTTTGGGGAAAAGAGCTTGATGAGGATAAAAAGATTAGGTATTGTTGATGGAAAGTGGGGAACTACACATCATTCTAAGCATTGCAGTTTACAATCATGGAAATACTTACCAACTGCCTTCCATCCGCGGACCTTGACCACCCAGTTGAGCACTCGGCCTAGCCTTTCGAGCCTTTTTGGATTGACTGGATTAGAAGTATGGCGGTCTTCTTCCACAATGGCGTGCAAGCTCTTCTCCAGCAGCTGCATGAGTGGTCGAACAATCTCGTCTAGTGACGGGTCGAGTAAGCCAGGCATTGGCAAATAATAGTCCAGCTATACAGGTGTCAGATGATTCAAGTCAACCACGAAAGGGCTTACAATAGCGCCCAGGCAGGCCACAACCacgtcctcctcttcatcttccttttcagtAGACTCTTTGCATAGGTCTAACGTCATGAACTTTTGCAACAAGTCCAGGAATTCAGTTCTGTGGCAAAAATGAGTGTACGTAGGGTCCCGGTCATCAACCAGGGGAGAACTTGACATGTTCTAGCTGGCAGACAGGATCTGCGTTGGAAATTTGCTGTGTTGCCTTATACAAATAGTTGACAACGACAGACTTAATGTGCAAACGAAAACGCGTAACTTTCACCCGACGC
Encoded here:
- a CDS encoding cofactor D encodes the protein MTLDLCKESTEKEDEEEDVVVACLGAILDYYLPMPGLLDPSLDEIVRPLMQLLEKSLHAIVEEDRHTSNPVNPKRLERLGRVLNWVVKVRGWKAVVPHFPSTIPNLFILIKLFSPNTSLFASTSPVTPHHHVLSSTTAWELRAVLLLWLALLLTVPFNLSALSDSDDFVSSIPYGIDLPSSELLFPTATSEIAQKVTFLTVPLLHRPGREGAYAALVLARLLSREDAVQGLGGFFAWATSEIEDGDRESESHLIASLFTLLALLPSLLKSSHLPLVESFLGEKLLPHLRGSRTAAESGLIRKLAIKAKGRLWVSKLGKKYSNDDDVDLPEGLEEILDDLMGGLSDKDTIVRYSSAKYLSRISALLPPAFSSQIILATISLFAGTEEEPVQFTSFGTVIDPGGSSASGGTMGFGGSEVQRGEARWHGVCLALAEMGRRGLIWGEAVEGAVKWVVKALTFDLRRASHSIGANVRDAASYLLWSFSRACPPSALEPYVITVATSLVCVACFDREVGVRRAASAAFQEGVGRTGMYPEGIDVLAKTDFHSVSVRRTAFLTASQAVGVHHVYRTAMIEHLHNITLRHWDCSIRCLGAQALRKLLEQDSKEMLEDALQRELKELVSLDSVNVHGALVALKEVAEMFGDDDPRNQTIFDALATIRAPALVSQQAADILTALCDLLFTILNVSITSYATTQPVLARYFELASKRREVEVHESMARVYRRLSELRNCEKDVAKLINDLRSFRVTQRQSATLALGHIQYPTAPSSMAEKTVVALLGLLKDPTKTEVESRRWAVRSLGDIAVQRRDGSLIVESTTLNIIVRAFIKGLEDYSTDQRGDVGSWVRIASLDSIGRVLASLSPPSPLSSILEPGIYDEAIGGLVKQGVEKLESVRSASALALARIRECGWQWDTQGAMSVSRKQLDEEGFRYVDQEEWFQSAMPLLETRFRKELVMGLTFTIGSQVVTLSNAALRPFIEYLTVHTSTIVPVLQTLSNLMADNPNSNRIFIPTLQTLHKLLSANIWEEIDSKDHIAGADALMKSLSAATRGLGNIKSIERITAAMRVVIACLAAPSEVRSKATFLISLFLAHRFPRIRAMASEEIYLALSEANDDMDEELEQVLLEVDWVGSGVEQQAERVAQLLKGRKEKS
- a CDS encoding RAB small monomeric GTPase → MATRKKHLLKVIILGDSGVGKTSLMNQYVNKRFSTQYKATIGADFLTRELVVDDRVVTMQLWDTAGQERFQSLGVAFYRGADCCVLVYDVNSNKSFEALDGWRDEFLVQASPHDPENFPFVVLGNKIDMEESKRMVSQKRAMTWCQAKGNIPYFETSAKEAINVEQAFQTIAKNALAQEAETELYADYPDPIRIDSESTQNYGCNC